One window of Plasmodium relictum strain SGS1 genome assembly, chromosome: 14 genomic DNA carries:
- a CDS encoding calcium/calmodulin-dependent protein kinase, putative, translating into MPLKKTPFSFLSDKNSNKNDENNPWEKTILSKTNYEHIKELKVPEFGDLKILSVLLRGLSSTVCLCEWTIDCSKTLFLHNYVNYINNNILSENIKIKIGDTTDTDSIDKITNKVDKITATRIKDKEKLEYCDIYGTEKCNDEKEIKNGKDNLEKINFTYNNNKVILLVLKLKHKGLYHKVREIEQLREEIAIHKGLNHSNILQMILCGEDENDIWVFFEYSSIGDLYSYVGFKTLEENEVKIIVSQILFALYYLHINGIIHCDIKLQNILLFPLEPILFEMNDLSDIEKLHNLKSVKLNTDKLINSINENIQSKKNNSTFNNIIKLCDFGLSVRCQFNEFYPYRGIKGSYGFIAPELFQECDFNNKIDMWALGIIIFILLGGYRPFYPCSRFEEKLTFHERYWINISSDAKNFIQSLLQINPSKRLNVIEAMDHPWIKSYFIIT; encoded by the exons atgccATTGAAAAAGACacctttttcatttttatctgATAAAAactcaaataaaaatgatgaaaataatccATGGGAAAAAACTATACTAAGTAAAACAAATTATGAACAcattaaagaattaaaagtACCTGAATTTGGggatttaaaaatattgagTGTTTTATTGAGGGGATTATCAAGCACAGTGTGCTTATGTGAATGGACCATTGATTGTAgtaaaactttatttttgcataattatgtaaattatataaataataatatattaagtgaaaatataaaaataaaaataggaGATACTACTGATACAGATAGTATTGACAAAATAACTAATAAGGTAGATAAAATTACTGCTACTAGAATCAAAGAcaaagaaaaattagaatATTGTGATATATATGGAACAGAAAAATGTAAcgatgaaaaagaaataaaaaatggaaaagataatttagaaaaaataaattttacatataataataataaagtaaTCCTTTTAGTTCTTAAATTGAAACATAAAGGATTATATCATAAAGTAAGAGAAATTGAACAATTAAGAGAAGAAATAGCAATACATAAGGGATTAAATCATTCTAATATTTTGCAAATGATATTATGCGGAgaagatgaaaatgatatatgggtattttttgaatattctTCCATTGGTGATTTGTATTCTTATGTTGGTTTTAAAACATTGGAAGAAAACGAAGTAAAAATAATCGTATCTCAAATTTTATTTGCTCTTTATTATCTTCACATTAATGGTATAATACATTGTGATATAAAacttcaaaatattttactttttcccTTAGAACcaattttatttgaaatgAATGATTTATCAGATATTGAGAAGttacataatttaaaaagtgtAAAACTAAACActgataaattaataaattcaaTAAATGAAAACATACAATcgaagaaaaataatagtacttttaataatattataaaattatgtgATTTTGGATTATCAGTTAGGTGCcaatttaatgaattttatCCTTATAGAGGAATCAAAGGAAGTTATGGTTTTATTGCTCCAGAATTATTTCAg GAATgtgattttaataataaaattgacATGTGGGCATTAggcataattatttttattcttttaggAGGATATAGACCTTTTTATCCATGTTCAAGATTTGAG GAAAAATTAACTTTTCATGAAAGATACTGGATAAATATTTCGTCAGATGCCAAAAATTTTATCCAGTCATTACTACAAATAAATCCATCAAAAAGATTAAATGTAATTGAGGCAATGGATCACCCAtg GATAAAAAGTTATTTCATCATTACTTAG
- the PSOP20 gene encoding secreted ookinete protein, putative, giving the protein MYKKVFFLLCIVILNVICAQSKNVVSSFFSFMKSKINSKKEISKVIQMGNTLACLTNNENSFYNECSCSFKKLKDFEKKCSSNFKKNQEEAKNCSEEHCEICCILININNITNSILESELSCKKKCTKSNLVLNLNEDDYKLAFKKLIEFIRIFFPSNILNYYSNEKKNFPQYTNRLLDTKYQKIKEDLNSETNKDTIERISLPPNNESEEYFSPYNEN; this is encoded by the exons atgtataaaaaagttttttttctaCTGTGTATTGTAATTTTAAATGTGATTTGTGCACAATCAAAAAATGttgtttcttcttttttttctttcatgaAATCCAAAATAAATTCTAAAAAGGAGATATCAAAAGTAATACAAATGGGTAATACTTTAGCATGCCTAactaataatgaaaattccTTTTACAATGAATGTTCttgttcttttaaaaaactaaaggattttgaaaaaaaatgctcatcaaattttaaaaaaaatcagGAAGAAGCAAAAAACTGCTCAGAAGAACACTGTGAAATATGTTGTATTTTAATtaacataaataatataacaaATTCCATTTTAGAATCAGAATTAtcttgtaaaaaaaaatgtacaaAATCTAATTTAGTTTTAAATTTGAATGAAGATGACTATAAATTAGCTTTCAAGAAATTAATTGAGtttattagaattttttttccttcaaatattttaaattattattctaatgaaaaaaaaaatttcccCCAATACACTAATAGACTATTAGACACaa aatatcaaaaaataaaggaaGATCTTAATTCAGAA aCAAACAAAGATACAATAGAAAGAATAAGCTTGCCACCAAATAATGAATCGGAAGAATATTTTTCTCCATATAATGAAAActaa
- a CDS encoding mitochondrial ATP synthase F1, epsilon subunit, putative, translating to MWKAANVSYTRYASEMADILRKCLKDPYSDIALERSKMHLKETIYKDGKPISQELHEEFQKAFKNLYGKNE from the exons atgtgGAAAGCAGCAAATGTTTCTTATACAAGATATGCTTCAGAAATGGCAGATATTTTAAGaaa ATGCTTAAAAGATCCTTATTCTGATATAGCATTAGAAAGAAGTAAAATGCATTTGAAGGAAACTATATATAAAGACGGAAAACCAATCAGTCAAG aattgCACGAAGAATTTCAAAAAGCATTTAAAAACTTATACGGTAAAAATGAGTAA